The proteins below come from a single Streptomyces sp. SCSIO 75703 genomic window:
- the sigK gene encoding ECF RNA polymerase sigma factor SigK, with translation MDADALLTRVARGDRGAFEALYALVSGPVYGLALRVVRDPAQAEEVAQEALLELWSFAARFDPARGGALAWTLTLAHRRAVDRVRSARAAGERDRREARRSHHPAFDQVVEEVEAGLEREEVRRCLDRLTALQHQSVTLAYYDGYTYREVAERLRVPLGTVKTRMRDGLGRLRACLVGAV, from the coding sequence GTGGACGCGGACGCGTTGCTGACGCGCGTGGCCCGGGGCGACCGGGGCGCCTTCGAGGCGCTGTACGCACTGGTCTCCGGACCGGTGTACGGACTCGCGCTGCGCGTGGTCCGCGATCCCGCCCAGGCCGAGGAGGTCGCCCAGGAGGCCCTGCTCGAACTCTGGAGCTTCGCCGCCCGCTTCGACCCGGCCCGGGGCGGCGCGCTCGCCTGGACCCTCACCCTCGCCCACCGCCGCGCCGTCGACCGGGTCCGCAGCGCCCGTGCCGCCGGCGAACGCGACCGCCGCGAGGCCCGCCGCTCCCACCACCCCGCCTTCGACCAGGTCGTGGAGGAGGTCGAGGCCGGCCTCGAACGCGAGGAGGTGCGCCGCTGCCTGGACCGGCTCACCGCGCTGCAACACCAGTCCGTCACGCTCGCCTACTACGACGGCTACACCTACCGCGAGGTCGCCGAACGCCTCCGCGTACCGCTCGGCACGGTCAAGACCCGGATGCGGGACGGCCTCGGCCGGCTCCGCGCCTGCCTGGTGGGCGCCGTATGA
- a CDS encoding DUF5925 domain-containing protein — translation MPANPHDALPIRLNVDDSDSPSDVVDALFLGRFATGEQPYAHATTVDRVRSGATLLPPGARVLRAARDDDRSATLAEGDGWTLLVSRWSRGADVTVTATSAELARRVVAEATDGAADEPEPAPENVTMGFWYVSPRRGPHRTTRQISAGTWEEVRGNYTAPVADAMDRLMKTTPQDIAGRLLLLHGPPGTGKTSALRTLARSWRDWCQVDCVLDPERLFSDVGYLMDIAIGEEDETGRDRWRLLLLEDCDELIRGEAKHTAGQALSRLLNLTDGLLGQGRNVLVGVTTNEDLERLHPAVVRPGRCLARIEVGRLTRPEAVNWLGTEEGVGREGATLAELYALRRGTSPTALPEPRAGAEAGLYL, via the coding sequence ATGCCCGCGAACCCGCACGACGCCCTGCCGATCCGGCTCAACGTCGACGACAGCGATTCCCCCTCCGACGTGGTCGACGCGCTGTTCCTCGGCCGCTTCGCCACCGGCGAGCAGCCGTACGCCCACGCCACCACCGTCGACCGCGTCCGCTCCGGGGCGACCCTGCTGCCGCCCGGCGCGCGGGTGCTGCGCGCCGCCCGGGACGACGACCGCAGCGCCACGCTGGCCGAGGGCGACGGCTGGACGCTGCTGGTCTCCCGGTGGAGCCGGGGCGCCGACGTGACGGTGACCGCGACCAGCGCCGAACTGGCCCGCAGGGTGGTCGCCGAGGCCACCGACGGCGCCGCCGACGAGCCCGAACCGGCGCCGGAGAACGTCACCATGGGCTTCTGGTACGTCTCCCCCCGGCGCGGACCGCACCGCACCACCCGGCAGATCTCCGCGGGCACCTGGGAGGAGGTGCGGGGCAACTACACCGCGCCGGTGGCGGACGCGATGGACCGCCTGATGAAGACGACCCCGCAGGACATCGCGGGCCGCCTGCTGCTCCTGCACGGGCCGCCCGGCACCGGCAAGACGTCGGCGCTGCGGACGCTGGCCCGGTCCTGGCGCGACTGGTGCCAGGTGGACTGCGTGCTGGACCCGGAGCGACTCTTCTCCGACGTCGGCTACCTCATGGACATCGCCATCGGCGAGGAGGACGAGACGGGCCGGGACCGCTGGCGGCTGCTGCTCCTGGAGGACTGCGACGAGCTGATCCGCGGCGAGGCCAAGCACACCGCGGGACAGGCCCTGTCGCGGCTGCTGAACCTCACCGACGGACTGCTCGGCCAGGGCCGCAACGTCCTGGTCGGCGTCACCACCAACGAGGACCTGGAGCGGCTGCACCCCGCCGTGGTCCGCCCCGGCCGCTGTCTGGCCCGCATCGAGGTCGGCCGGCTCACCCGCCCGGAGGCGGTGAACTGGCTCGGCACCGAGGAGGGCGTCGGCCGCGAGGGGGCGACCCTGGCCGAGCTGTACGCCCTGCGCCGCGGCACCTCGCCGACGGCCCTGCCGGAACCGCGGGCGGGCGCGGAGGCCGGGCTCTACTTGTAA
- a CDS encoding glycosyltransferase family 2 protein, giving the protein MSRPTVSVVICAYTEERWEDVLAAVSSVRAQSRPPREILLVVDHNEALRRRLAARYPGGGADGPDGGGEDGGPVAGGRGGGPVSGPDAGGGPGRAPVPVPVPPSSPSPSPQGPVPVRVLANAGPRGLSAGRNTGIAASRAEVIAFLDDDAVAERDWLHHLTEAYADPRVMAVGGRTLPVWASGRRPVWFPEEFDWVVGCTYRGLPPGRVRVRNVLGGNASFRREAFDAAGGFATGIGRDGDRRPLGCEETELCIRLSRARPDAVLLIDDRAVIHHRVPGAREHFGYFRSRTYAEGLSKALVARSVGVARGLESERRYATRTLPAGVVRGLRDAVLARPGGAGRAGAIVAGVLTAAGGYLVGSVRARRGATAFTVAPPREGGARD; this is encoded by the coding sequence TTGAGCCGTCCCACCGTGTCCGTCGTGATCTGCGCCTACACCGAGGAGCGGTGGGAGGACGTCCTCGCCGCCGTCTCCTCGGTGCGGGCGCAGTCCCGGCCCCCGCGGGAGATCCTGCTGGTCGTCGACCACAACGAGGCCCTGCGGAGGCGGCTCGCCGCTCGGTACCCGGGGGGCGGGGCGGACGGCCCGGACGGGGGCGGGGAGGATGGCGGCCCGGTCGCGGGCGGCCGGGGCGGAGGCCCGGTCAGCGGCCCCGACGCGGGGGGCGGGCCGGGGCGCGCGCCGGTGCCGGTGCCGGTGCCACCGTCGTCGCCGTCGCCGTCGCCGCAAGGCCCGGTACCCGTACGGGTGTTGGCGAACGCCGGCCCGCGCGGGCTGTCCGCCGGCCGCAACACCGGGATCGCCGCCTCCCGCGCCGAGGTGATCGCCTTCCTCGACGACGACGCCGTGGCCGAACGCGACTGGCTGCACCACCTGACCGAGGCGTACGCCGACCCGCGGGTCATGGCCGTGGGCGGGCGCACCCTGCCCGTCTGGGCGTCGGGACGCCGGCCCGTCTGGTTCCCCGAGGAGTTCGACTGGGTGGTGGGCTGCACGTACCGCGGCCTGCCGCCCGGCCGGGTCCGGGTGCGCAACGTGCTCGGCGGCAACGCCTCCTTCCGGCGGGAGGCGTTCGACGCGGCGGGCGGCTTCGCCACCGGTATCGGACGCGACGGCGACCGGCGCCCGCTGGGCTGCGAGGAGACGGAACTGTGCATCCGGCTCAGCCGCGCCCGCCCCGACGCGGTGCTCCTCATCGACGACCGGGCGGTGATCCACCACCGGGTGCCCGGGGCACGGGAGCACTTCGGCTACTTCCGCTCCCGCACCTACGCCGAGGGCCTGTCCAAGGCCCTGGTCGCCCGCAGCGTCGGGGTGGCCAGGGGGCTGGAGTCGGAACGCCGGTACGCCACCCGCACCCTGCCGGCGGGGGTCGTCCGGGGGCTGCGGGACGCCGTGCTGGCCCGGCCGGGCGGCGCGGGCCGGGCGGGCGCGATCGTCGCCGGGGTGCTCACCGCGGCCGGCGGCTACCTGGTGGGCAGCGTCCGGGCCCGGCGGGGCGCCACCGCGTTCACCGTGGCGCCGCCGCGGGAGGGCGGCGCGCGTGACTGA
- a CDS encoding GntR family transcriptional regulator, translated as MTLKIHISDGAPPYEQVRAQISEQARSGALPAGYRLPTVRGLADSLGLAANTVAKAYRALETDGVIETRGRNGTFVAAAGSAAEREGAAAALAYAERARRLGLTRADALAAVEDALRAVYGS; from the coding sequence GTGACTCTGAAGATCCACATCTCCGACGGTGCCCCGCCCTACGAGCAGGTGCGCGCACAGATCTCCGAGCAGGCCCGGTCGGGCGCGCTGCCGGCCGGGTACCGGCTGCCCACCGTGCGCGGACTGGCCGACTCCCTGGGCCTCGCCGCCAACACGGTGGCCAAGGCGTACCGGGCCCTGGAGACCGACGGGGTGATCGAGACGCGCGGCCGCAACGGCACCTTCGTCGCGGCGGCGGGCTCGGCCGCCGAACGGGAGGGGGCCGCCGCCGCCCTGGCCTACGCCGAGCGCGCCCGGCGCCTCGGCCTCACCCGGGCCGACGCCCTGGCTGCCGTCGAGGACGCGCTGCGGGCCGTGTACGGCTCGTGA
- a CDS encoding glycosyltransferase family 2 protein yields the protein MSSVLRPVPRADGPSPAAAYRPVSSHLAIAPPVSVVIPAMNEAENLPYVFKTLPDWIHEVVLVDGNSTDATVEVARELWPQVKVVEQRGKGKGDALITGFGECTGDIIVMVDADGSADGQEIVSYVSALVSGADFAKGSRFANGGGTDDMTFIRKLGNRALCAVVNRKFGARYTDLCYGYNAFWRHCLDKIDLDCTGFEVETLMNIRVVKAGLKVQEIPSHEYLRIHGVSNLRAVRDGLRVLRVILAERSNRRALRSRAHSPVLGTARGKAS from the coding sequence ATGAGCTCAGTTCTGCGGCCGGTGCCGCGTGCCGACGGCCCGTCACCGGCCGCTGCCTACCGGCCCGTCTCCTCGCACCTGGCCATCGCACCGCCCGTCAGCGTGGTCATCCCGGCCATGAACGAGGCGGAGAACCTTCCCTACGTCTTCAAGACGCTGCCCGACTGGATACACGAGGTCGTCCTCGTGGACGGCAACTCCACCGACGCCACCGTCGAGGTCGCCCGGGAGCTGTGGCCGCAGGTCAAGGTGGTCGAGCAGCGCGGCAAGGGCAAGGGTGACGCGCTGATCACCGGCTTCGGGGAGTGCACCGGGGACATCATCGTCATGGTCGACGCCGACGGTTCCGCCGACGGGCAGGAGATCGTCTCGTACGTCTCCGCCCTCGTCTCCGGCGCCGACTTCGCCAAGGGCTCCCGCTTCGCCAACGGCGGCGGCACCGACGACATGACCTTCATCCGCAAGCTGGGCAACCGCGCCCTGTGCGCGGTCGTCAACCGGAAGTTCGGCGCCCGCTACACCGACCTGTGCTACGGCTACAACGCGTTCTGGAGGCACTGCCTGGACAAGATCGACCTGGACTGCACCGGCTTCGAGGTCGAGACGCTGATGAACATCCGCGTCGTCAAGGCCGGACTGAAGGTGCAGGAGATCCCGAGCCACGAGTACCTGCGCATCCACGGCGTGAGCAATCTGCGGGCGGTGCGCGACGGGCTGCGGGTGCTCAGAGTGATCCTCGCCGAACGCTCCAACCGCCGTGCGCTGCGCAGCCGTGCCCACTCGCCGGTGCTCGGCACGGCCCGGGGGAAGGCGTCTTGA
- a CDS encoding DUF72 domain-containing protein, with amino-acid sequence MTVFVGTSGWQYRDWRDALYPPGLPVRLWLERYAAGFATVEVDNAFYRLPARETFEGWRGRLPEDFVVAVKASRFLTHVKRLRDPAEPVGRLMSHAAGLGDRLGPVLLQLPPTLRADPGLLDACLACFPAGTRIAVEPRHDSWWTPGVRRVLEARGAALCWADVRARPAAPLWRTADWGYVRFHEGRAAAWPHYGRRSLATWAGRIAETWPDGDVYAYFNNDPNAAAVADAEVFARAARRTGLPVTRTPGTPAGRAVTSRTRPAARPRRQPGRRPG; translated from the coding sequence ATGACCGTGTTCGTCGGCACCTCGGGCTGGCAGTACCGGGACTGGAGGGACGCCCTCTACCCGCCCGGTCTGCCGGTCCGGCTGTGGCTGGAGCGGTACGCGGCCGGTTTCGCCACGGTCGAGGTCGACAACGCCTTCTACCGGCTGCCGGCCCGGGAGACCTTCGAGGGCTGGAGGGGACGGCTGCCGGAGGACTTCGTGGTCGCGGTCAAGGCGAGCCGCTTCCTCACCCACGTCAAGCGCCTGCGGGACCCGGCGGAACCGGTCGGGCGGCTGATGTCCCACGCGGCGGGGCTCGGCGACCGGCTCGGCCCGGTGCTGCTCCAGTTGCCGCCGACGCTGCGAGCCGACCCGGGGCTGCTCGACGCGTGCCTGGCCTGTTTCCCGGCGGGCACGCGGATCGCGGTGGAGCCCCGGCACGACTCCTGGTGGACGCCCGGGGTGCGCCGGGTACTGGAGGCCCGGGGCGCCGCCCTGTGCTGGGCCGACGTCCGGGCCCGCCCGGCCGCCCCGCTGTGGCGCACCGCCGACTGGGGGTACGTCCGCTTCCACGAGGGCCGCGCCGCCGCCTGGCCGCACTACGGCCGCCGCTCCCTGGCGACCTGGGCCGGCCGTATCGCCGAGACCTGGCCGGACGGCGACGTGTACGCCTACTTCAACAACGACCCGAACGCGGCGGCCGTGGCCGACGCGGAGGTCTTCGCCCGTGCCGCGCGCCGCACCGGCCTGCCCGTGACCCGTACCCCGGGCACGCCGGCCGGCCGAGCCGTCACGAGCCGTACACGGCCCGCAGCGCGTCCTCGACGGCAGCCAGGGCGTCGGCCCGGGTGA
- a CDS encoding anti-sigma factor, with protein MRLPRRPPRPGDDLDLCSLAAPYALDALDHAERDRYERHLAACPDCSAEVRTLAEDTVRLARSTAVPAPAALRARVLTAVRATPQEPATPQEPATPQESAAPRGPAGSRGGAARRRRARRPSRAGAARDRRDRPRPASGPRFPLVPFATTTAAAALVVAALFAVQVHRTQEELDTARDRAREIAHVLAAPDARAAGGADEAGGVLGVVASASEGRAVVTLGGYGRPTGDRVHQLWLVRPGAPPRSLGLLDGGTPLLASGLERGPASLAVTVEPGGGSARPTGTPLVQVALESVGFGG; from the coding sequence ATGAGACTCCCGCGCCGTCCGCCCCGCCCCGGCGACGACCTCGACCTGTGCTCCCTCGCCGCCCCCTACGCCCTCGACGCCCTGGACCACGCCGAACGCGACCGGTACGAGCGTCACCTGGCCGCCTGCCCGGACTGCTCCGCCGAGGTGCGGACGCTGGCCGAGGACACCGTCCGGCTGGCCCGGTCCACGGCCGTCCCCGCCCCGGCCGCGCTGCGCGCCCGGGTGCTGACCGCCGTACGCGCCACCCCGCAGGAGCCCGCTACCCCGCAGGAGCCCGCTACCCCGCAGGAGTCCGCCGCTCCCCGGGGGCCCGCGGGCTCACGGGGAGGGGCCGCCCGGCGGCGGCGCGCACGCCGTCCGTCCCGGGCGGGGGCCGCACGGGACCGGCGCGACCGCCCGCGCCCGGCGTCCGGGCCGCGGTTCCCGCTCGTGCCGTTCGCCACGACCACCGCCGCCGCGGCCCTCGTCGTCGCCGCCCTCTTCGCCGTCCAGGTCCACCGGACGCAGGAGGAACTGGACACCGCCCGCGACCGGGCACGTGAGATCGCCCACGTTCTCGCCGCCCCGGACGCGCGGGCCGCCGGCGGAGCCGACGAGGCGGGCGGTGTCCTCGGCGTGGTCGCCTCCGCCTCCGAGGGGCGCGCGGTGGTGACCTTGGGTGGTTACGGACGCCCCACGGGCGACCGCGTGCACCAACTCTGGCTCGTGCGCCCCGGCGCACCCCCACGCTCCCTCGGGCTCCTCGACGGCGGGACGCCCCTGCTCGCATCGGGCCTGGAACGAGGCCCCGCGTCCCTTGCCGTCACCGTCGAGCCCGGCGGGGGGTCCGCTCGCCCCACCGGCACCCCGCTTGTCCAAGTCGCCCTGGAATCGGTCGGATTCGGAGGGTAA
- a CDS encoding SGNH/GDSL hydrolase family protein — MRRYRLVGILSSLLLAAGAALGGAAAANAAGTAASGGYVALGDSYSSGVGAGSYIASSGDCKRSTKAHPYLWAAANSPTSFDFTACSGARTGDVLAGQLGPLSSSTGLVSISIGGNDAGFADVMTTCVLQSDSVCLSRIATATSYVDSTLPGNLDGVYSAIRSKAPNARVVVIGYPRFYQLGTSCIGLSETKRKAINDASDRLNNTIAKRAANHGFAFGDVRTPFTGHEICSGSAWLHSVNWLNIGESYHPTAVGQSSGYLPVLNSRA, encoded by the coding sequence ATGAGACGTTACCGACTTGTCGGCATCCTGAGTTCCCTTCTCCTCGCGGCCGGCGCCGCCCTCGGCGGCGCCGCCGCCGCGAACGCCGCCGGAACCGCGGCATCCGGCGGCTATGTGGCGCTGGGCGACTCCTACTCCTCGGGGGTCGGAGCCGGTTCGTACATCGCCTCCAGCGGCGACTGCAAGCGCAGCACGAAGGCCCACCCGTATCTGTGGGCGGCGGCGAACTCGCCCACGTCCTTCGACTTCACGGCCTGCTCGGGCGCCCGAACGGGTGATGTCCTGGCGGGTCAGCTCGGACCCCTCAGCTCCTCCACCGGACTGGTTTCGATCAGCATCGGCGGAAACGACGCCGGTTTCGCCGATGTCATGACGACCTGTGTGCTCCAGTCCGACAGTGTCTGTCTGTCCCGGATCGCCACCGCCACCTCGTACGTCGACTCGACGCTGCCCGGCAACCTCGACGGCGTCTACTCCGCCATCCGCTCCAAGGCACCGAACGCCCGGGTCGTCGTCATCGGCTACCCGCGCTTCTACCAGCTCGGCACCTCCTGCATCGGCCTCTCCGAGACCAAGCGGAAGGCGATCAACGACGCTTCCGACCGCCTCAACAACACGATCGCCAAGCGCGCCGCCAACCACGGCTTCGCCTTCGGCGACGTCCGCACGCCCTTCACCGGGCACGAGATCTGCTCCGGCAGCGCCTGGCTGCACAGCGTGAACTGGCTCAACATCGGCGAGTCGTACCACCCGACCGCGGTCGGCCAGTCCAGCGGCTACCTGCCGGTCCTCAACAGCCGCGCCTGA
- a CDS encoding polysaccharide deacetylase family protein, giving the protein MYHAVATDPNDATRALSVTPDAFAAQMALIADRGLTPVTTAALAAAWRGEGPLPRRPVLITFDDGYEGVHRYALPVLAAHGFPATVFVTTGWLRGPYDTGGALDTMLDWDQARELAAAGVEIGGHSHTHPQLDQLGDGRLRSELIHGKEIIADQVGTVPVSFAYPYGYSDRRVRRAVRETGYAQALAVGNALARRRQGPYALRRVTVRRSTGPEAFARLVQGHAVTRAYARDRALTKGYAVVRGARRLGGRLRPAPSGTRGAGVADDGR; this is encoded by the coding sequence ATGTACCACGCGGTGGCCACCGACCCGAACGACGCCACCCGGGCCCTGTCGGTGACGCCCGACGCGTTCGCCGCGCAGATGGCGCTGATCGCCGACCGGGGGCTGACCCCGGTCACCACGGCGGCGCTGGCCGCCGCCTGGCGCGGGGAGGGGCCCCTGCCACGGCGGCCGGTCCTGATCACCTTCGACGACGGCTACGAGGGCGTGCACCGGTACGCCCTTCCGGTGCTGGCCGCGCACGGCTTCCCGGCCACCGTCTTCGTCACGACCGGCTGGCTGCGCGGCCCGTACGACACCGGGGGCGCCCTCGACACCATGCTCGACTGGGACCAGGCACGGGAGCTGGCCGCCGCCGGCGTGGAGATCGGCGGCCACAGCCACACCCATCCGCAACTGGACCAACTCGGCGACGGGCGGCTGCGGTCCGAGCTGATCCACGGCAAGGAGATCATCGCGGACCAGGTGGGCACCGTACCCGTCTCGTTCGCCTACCCGTACGGCTACTCCGACCGGCGGGTGCGGCGGGCGGTGCGCGAGACGGGGTACGCGCAGGCGCTCGCCGTCGGCAACGCGCTGGCCCGCCGCCGCCAGGGACCGTACGCGCTGCGCCGGGTCACCGTGCGCCGCTCCACCGGGCCGGAGGCGTTCGCCCGGCTCGTCCAGGGGCACGCGGTCACCCGCGCGTACGCCCGGGACCGGGCCCTGACCAAGGGGTACGCCGTGGTCCGGGGGGCGCGCCGGCTGGGCGGCCGGCTCCGGCCCGCGCCGAGCGGGACGCGCGGAGCGGGGGTGGCGGACGACGGGCGGTGA